In a single window of the Bufo bufo chromosome 5, aBufBuf1.1, whole genome shotgun sequence genome:
- the MIOS gene encoding GATOR complex protein MIOS produces MSGSKPDILWAPHHVDRFVVCDSELILYHIESRANANSELKAGSLRLSEETTATLLAINSDTPYMKCVAWYPKYDPECLLAVGQANGRVVLTSLGQDHNSKCRDLIGKEFVPKHARQCNTLAWNPLDSNWLAAGLDKHRADFSVSVWDISSKYTPDVTVPMEKVRLSTGDNETSLVVTKPLYELGQNDACLSLCWLPRDQKLLLAGMHRNLAIFDLRNTNQKIFVNTKAVQGVTVDPHFHDRVASFFEGQVAIWDLRKFEKPVLTLTEQPKPLSKVAWCPTRTGLLATLTRDSNIIRLYDMQHTPTPIGDETEPTIIERSVQPCDNYIASFAWHPTSQNRMVVVTPNRTMSDFTVFERISLAWSPTTSLMWACSRQLYECTEEGKDSSLERDIATKMRLRALSRYGLDTEQVWRNHLLAGKEDPQLKSLWYTLHFMKQYAEDIEQKSSSNKGSLVYAGIKAIVKSSLGTTESVCCSWSGSDRQADVVHYVSPERSLALQLCGWRKKGSDADIGLFLTSLEQEGEWERAAAIALFNLDIRRAIQILNKGASTGKGDLNLNVVAMALSGYTDEKNSLWREMCSSLRNQLSNPYLAVMFAFLTSDPGCYDTVLFECAMAVRDRVAFACLFLNDAQLIKYIDKLTQDMKDVGNLEGIVLTGLTKDGVDLIESYVDRTGDVQTASYCMLQGSPSEVMKDERVQYWIENYRNLLDAWRFWHKRAEFDIHRSKLDPSSKPLAQVFVSCNFCGKSISYSCSSVPHQGRGFSQYGVSGSPTKSKFTSCPGCRKPLPRCALCLINMGNPVSNSPGASKSDEKIDLSKEKKVAQFNNWFTWCHNCRHGGHAGHMMSWFRDHTECPVSACACKCMQLDTTGNLVPAETAQA; encoded by the exons ATGAGCGGCTCCAAGCCGGACATCCTGTGGGCCCCCCACCACGTGGACAGGTTTGTGGTGTGCGACTCTGAGCTCATCCTCTATCACATAGAATCCAGGGCCAACGCCAACTCCGAACTCAAGGCGGGATCTCTACGACTGTCAGAGGAGACCACCGCCACCCTCTTGGCCATCAACTCGGACACGCCCTACATGAAATGTGTGGCTTGGTACCCAAAATACGACCCAGAATGCCTCTTGGCGGTTGGCCAGGCGAATGGCAGAGTGGTGCTGACCAGCCTGGGCCAGGACCACAACTCCAAATGCAGAGATCTGATCGGTAAGGAGTTTGTCCCTAAACACGCCAGGCAGTGCAACACCCTGGCCTGGAATCCCCTGGATAGCAATTGGCTGGCCGCTGGCTTGGACAAGCACAGGGCCGACTTTTCCGTATCGGTCTGGGACATCAGCAGCAAGTACACCCCCGACGTCACTGTCCCCATGGAGAAGGTCCGCCTTTCCACCGGTGACAACGAAACAAGCTTGGTGGTGACAAAGCCCCTGTATGAACTGGGCCAGAACGACGCCTGCCTGTCCCTCTGCTGGCTCCCTAGGGACCAGAAGTTGCTCCTGGCCGGGATGCACCGTAACTTGGCCATCTTCGACCTCCGAAACACCAACCAGAAGATATTTGTGAACACCAAAGCGGTGCAAGGCGTGACCGTGGACCCCCACTTCCACGACAGGGTGGCTTCATTCTTTGAAGGACAAGTGGCTATTTGGGACCTTAGAAAATTTGAGAAGCCGGTTTTGACCCTTACGGAGCAGCCCAAGCCTCTGAGCAAAGTCGCCTGGTGCCCGACCAGGACTGGGTTACTTGCCACCTTGACCCGGGACAGTAACATCATCAGACTGTACGATATGCAGCACACCCCCACACCCATCGGGGACGAAACGGAGCCCACGATAATAGAGAGGAGCGTCCAGCCTTGCGATAATTACATTGCCTCCTTCGCTTGGCATCCGACCAGTCAGAACCGGATGGTGGTGGTGACCCCCAACAGGACCATGTCCGATTTCACAGTGTTTGAGCGCATCTCTCTGGCCTGGAGTCCCACCACGTCGCTGATGTGGGCGTGCAGCAGGCAGCTCTACGAATGTACGGAGGAGGGGAAGGACAGTTCCCTCGAGAGGGATATCGCCACTAAGATGAGGCTCAGGGCTTTATCGCGGTACGGCCTGGACACAGAGCAGGTCTGGAGGAACCACCTGCTGGCGGGCAAGGAGGACCCGCAGCTTAAGTCTCTCTGGTACACCTTGCACT TTATGAAGCAGTACGCTGAAGACATAGAGCAGAAATCTTCCAGCAACAAAGGATCGTTGGTTTACGCCGGGATCAAGGCGATAGTGAAATCCTCGCTGG GGACGACAGAAAGCGTCTGCTGCAGCTGGAGCGGCTCCGACCGGCAGGCAGACGTGGTCCATTACGTGAGCCCAGAGcggagtttggcgctgcagctTTGCGGCTGGAGAAAGAAAGGATCGGACGCCGATATCGGATTGTTCCTGACCTCGTTGGAACAGGAAGGCGAATGGGAGAGAGCGGCGGCCATCGCGTTGTTTAACCTGGATATCCGTCGTGCCATCCAGATCCTGAATAAGGGGGCGTCCACCGGGAAAG GAGATCTGAATCTCAATGTTGTAGCCATGGCGCTCTCCGGATATACAGACGAAAAGAACTCTCTCTGGAGGGAGATGTGCAGCTCCCTCCGAAATCAGCTGAGTAACCCTTACCTTGCCGTCATGTTTGCGTTCCTCACCAGTGACCCCGGCTGCTACGACACCGTTCTG TTTGAATGCGCCATGGCTGTGAGGGATCGCGTGGCCTTCGCCTGCTTGTTCTTAAATGACGCTCAG TTAATTAAGTACATTGACAAGCTGACGCAGGACATGAAGGACGTGGGGAACCTCGAAGGGATCGTCCTGACCGGACTGACAAAGGATGGAGTAGATCTGATTGAAAGCTATGTGGATAGGACAGGTGACGTGCAGACGGCGAGTTACTGCATGCTACAG GGATCTCCATCGGAAGTGATGAAGGACGAGCGGGTCCAGTACTGGATAGAAAACTACAGGAACTTGCTGGATGCCTGGAGGTTTTGGCATAAAAGAGCGGAGTTTGATATCCACAGGAGTAAACTGGACCCCAGCTCCAAGCCCCTCGCACAG GTATTTGTGAGCTGCAATTTCTGTGGGAAATCCATCTCTTACAGCTGCTCCTCGGTGCCGCACCAGGGCCGGGGGTTCAGTCAGTACGGAGTCAGCGGGTCGCCAACCAAGTCGAAGTTCACCAGCTGCCCCGGCTGCCGGAAGCCTCTTCCGCGCTGCGCTCTGTGTCTCATCAACATGGGAAATCCGGTGTCTAATAGTCCAG GAGCCTCCAAGTCTGATGAGAAGATAGACCTCAGCAAGGAGAAGAAGGTGGCGCAGTTTAACAACTGGTTCACTTGGTGTCACAACTGTCGACATGGAGGTCACGCCGGGCACATGATGAGCTGGTTCAG